From a single Trachemys scripta elegans isolate TJP31775 chromosome 17, CAS_Tse_1.0, whole genome shotgun sequence genomic region:
- the GAPVD1 gene encoding GTPase-activating protein and VPS9 domain-containing protein 1 isoform X4 yields MHSEYCVVLSPSKMVKLDIHTLAHHLKQERLYVNSEKQLIQRLNADVLKTAEKLYHTAWISKQQRINLDRLIITSAEASPAECCQHAKVLEDTQFVDGYKQLGFQETAYGEFLNRLRENPRLIASSLVAGEKLNQDNTHSVIYTVFTSIYGNCIMQEDESYLLQVLRYLIEFELKESDNPRRLLRRGTCAFSILFKLFSEGLFSAKLFLTATLHEPIMQLLVEDEDHLETDANKLIERFSPAQQEKLFGEKGTERFKQKVQEMVDSNEAKLVALVNKFIGYLKQNTYCFPHSLRWILSQMYKTLSCVDRLEGGEVRAMCTDLLLACFICPAVVNPEQYGIISDAPINEVARFNLMQVGRLLQQLAMTGSEEGDPHMKSNLGKFDKSCVAAFLDVVISGRAVETPPMSSVNLLEGLSRTVVYMTYSQLINLVGFMRNVMSSDQLKEDRMALENLLANLPQNKPGKSSSLEMTPYNTPQLSPATTPANKKNRLPIATRSRNRSNIPMDQHGDHEGSSQDSIQEVQPEEVLVISLGTGPQLTPGMMSENEVLNMQLADGGQGDVPVDETKLHGKPDKTLRFSLCSDNLEGISEGPSNRSNSVSSLDLEGESVSELGAGPSGSNGVEALQLLEHEQATTQDNLDDKLRKFEIRDMMGLTDDRDISETVSETWSTDVLGSDFDPNIDEDRLQEIAGAAAENMLGSLLCLPGSGSVLLDPCTGSTISETTSEAWSVEVLPSDSEAPDLKQEERLQELESCSGLGSTSDDTDVREVSSRPSTPGLSVVSGISATSEDIPNKIEDLRSECSSDFGGKDSVTSPDMDETAHGASQLTSPPSQSDSLLALFDPLSSHEGVSAVVRPKVHYARPAHPPPDPPILEGAMGGNEARLPNFGSHILIPTDLEAFKQRHSYPERLVRSRSSDIVSSVRRPMSDPGWNRRPGNEERELPTQTPNIGAAASVPAPQSSSSSPSKDSSRGEIEERKDSDDEKSDRNKPWWRKRFVSAMPKAPIPFRKKEKQEKDKDDFVSERFSTLQDDPNPRLSAQAQAAEDILDKYRNAIKRTSPSEGAIVNYESADVIGDGESIHDSPRDEALQNMSADDLPDSASQVAQPQDSAFSYRDAKKKLRLALCSADSIAFPMLTHSTRNGLPDHTDPDDNEIVCFLKVQLAEAINLQDKNLMAQLQETMRCVSRFDNRTCRKLLASIAEDYRKRAPYIAYLTRCRQGLQTTQAHLERLLQRVLRDKEVANRYFTTVCVRLLLESKEKKIREFIQDFQKLTAADDKTAQVEDFLQFLYGAMAQDVIWQNASEEQLQDAQLAIERSVMNRIFKLSFYPNQDGDILRDQVLHEHIQRLSKVVTANHRALQIPEVYLREAPWPSAQSEIRTISAYKTPRDKVQCILRMCSTIMNLLSLANEDSVPGADDFVPVLVFVLIKANPPCLLSTVQYISSFYANCLTGEESYWWMQFTAAVEFIKTIDDRK; encoded by the exons TGAGTACTGTGTGGTcctctcaccctcaaagatggtGAAGCTGGATATTCACACTCTGGCTCATCACCTCAAGCAGGAACGGCTCTATGTAAACTCAGAAAAGCAACTTATTCAGAGATTAAATGCAGATGTATTGAAGACAGCTGAGAAACTGTACCACACAGCGTGGATTTCCAAGCAGCAAAGGATTAACTTGGACAGACTTATCATAACAAG TGCCGAAGCTTCTCCTGCTGAATGCTGCCAGCATGCCAAAGTCTTGGAGGACACACAGTTTGTTGATGGGTACAAGCAGTTGGGATTTCAAGAGACTGCTTATGGAGAATTCCTCAACAGGTTGAGAGAGAACCCTAGGCTTATTGCTTCCTCTCTGGTTGCTGGAGAGAAACTCAACCAGGACAACACACACAGTGTTATTTACACAGTCTTTACCTCCATCTATGGCAATTGCATCATGCAGGAAGATGAGAGCTACCTCCTTCAAGTTTTGCGTTACTTGATAGAATTTGAACTAAAGGAAAGCGACAATCCCAGACGGCTTTTGAGGAGAGGCACCTGTGCATTCAGCATTttattcaaacttttttctgaagGACTCTTTTCTGCAAAACTCTTCCTCACTGCAACATTGCATGAGCCAATCATGCAGCTGCTGGTGGAAGATGAAGACCACCTAGAAACAGATGCAAACAAATTGATTGAGAGGTTCTCTCCCGCACAACAGGAAAAACTCTTTGGGGAGAAAGGCACTGAAAGGTTCAAACAAAAAGTCCAAGAAATGGTGGATTCCAATGAGGCTAAGTTAGTGGCTTTGGTGAACAAATTCATTGGTTATCTCAAGCAGAATACATACTGCTTTCCGCATAGCTTGAGATGGATTTTATCACAAATGTACAAAACACTCTCCTGTGTAGACcggctggagggtggggaggtgCGAGCAATGTGCACAGATCTTCTGCTTGCATGTTTCATTTGTCCTGCAGTTGTCAACCCAGAACAGTATGGAATAATTTCCGATGCCCCAATAAACGAGGTGGCAAGATTTAATCTGATGCAG GTCGGGAGACTTTTGCAGCAGTTGGCAATGACAGGCTCTGAAGAGGGAGATCCGCACATGAAGAGCAACCTTGGCAAATTCGACAAA AGCTGTGTTGCTGCTTTCCTGGATGTTGTTATTAGTGGGCGTGCTGTGGAAACCCCTCCGATGTCTTCAGTTAACCTTCTAGAAGGGTTGAGTAGGACTGTGGTTTATATGACATACAGCCAACTTATTAATCTG GTTGGTTTTATGCGAAATGTAATGTCAAGTGACCAACTGAAGGAAGATCGGATGGCTCTGGAAAACTTGTTGGCAAACTTACCCCAGAACAAACCCGGGAAAAGTAGCAGCCTTGAAATGACTCCTTACAATACCCCACAACTCTCCCCTGCAACTACCCCAGCTAACAAAAAAAATCGACTGCCTATAG CTACCCGTAGCAGAAACAGATCAAATATTCCGATGGACCAGCATGGAGACCATGAAGGATCCTCCCAGGATTCTATACAGGAAGTTCAGCCAGAAGAAGTACTGGTTATTTCTTTGGGAACAGGTCCGCAGCTTACTCCGGGGATGATGTCAGAAAATGAG GTCTTAAACATGCAGCTTGCCGATGGAGGACAAGGAGATGTCCCTGTTGATGAAACCAAACTCCACGGTAAACCTGATAAAACCTTGCGCTTTTCCCTCTGCAGTGATAATCTGGAAGGAATATCTGAAG GTCCTTCAAATCGCTCCAATTCTGTGTCCTCTTTGGATTTAGAAGGAGAGTCTGTGTCAGAGCTTGGTGCAGGGCCTTCTGGGAGCAATGGTGTTGAAGCCCTGCAGCTGTTAGAACATGAACAAG CTACGACCCAGGATAATCTTGATGACAAGCTCCGTAAATTTGAAATTCGTGATATGATGGGATTGACTGATGATAGGGACATATCAGAAACTGTGAGTGAGACCTGGAGCACAGATGTCTTGGGCAGTGACTTTGATCCAAATATTGATGAAGACCGTTTGCAAGAAATTGCAG GTGCAGCTGCAGAGAACATGCTTGGCAGCTTGCTGTGTTTGCCAGGTTCAGGATCTGTGCTGCTGGACCCCTGCACAGGGTCAACCATCTCCGAAACCACCAGTGAAGCTTGGAGTGTGGAGGTATTGCCAAGTGATTCAG AGGCCCCAGACCTAAAGCAGGAGGAAAGACTGCAGGAGCTGGAAAGCTGTTCTGGGCTGGGCAGCACCTCTGATGACACAGATGTGAGGGAGGTCAGTTCTCGTCCCAGTACACCAGGCCTCAGCGTCGTGTCAg GTATTAGTGCAACCTCTGAGGATATTCCTAATAAGATCGAGGACCTTAGGTCTGAGTGTAGCTCTGACTTTGGAGGGAAAGATTCAGTGACAAGTCCTGATATGGATGAAACAGCTCATG GAGCCAGTCAGTTGACTTCTCCCCCTTCTCAGTCGGACTCTTTGCTTGCATTGTTTGACCCTTTGTCATCACACGAAG GTGTATCAGCAGTGGTTAGGCCTAAAGTGCACTATGCAAGACCCGCTCATCCGCCGCCAGATCCCCCAATCTTGGAAGGAGCTATGGGAGGTAATGAGGCCAGATTACCAAATTTTGGCTCCCACATCTTAATCCCAACTGATTTGGAGGCGTTCAAACAAAGGCATTCCTACCCAGAAAGGCTGGTCCGCAGCAGGAGCTCTGACATAGTGTCATCAGTTCGGAGACCTATGAGTGACCCTGGCTGGAATAGGCGGCCTGGTAATGAAGAAAGGGAGCTTCCTACACAAACACCCAACATTGGGGCAGCTGCTTCAGTGCCTGCGCCTCAGTCCTCTTCGTCATCCCCCAGTAAAGACTCCTCTAGAGGAGAG ATTGAGGAACGAAAAGATAGTGATGATGAGAAATCTGACAGGAACAAACCCTGGTGGAGAAAGCGTTTCGTTTCTGCCATGCCCAAAG CTCCTATAccatttagaaaaaaagaaaaacaagaaaaagacaAAGATGACTTTGTGTCTGAGAGATTCTCAACACTTCAAG ATGATCCCAATCCCAGACTAAGTGCACAGGCACAGGCTGCAGAGGATATCCTGGACAAATATAGGAATGCTATTAAGCGAACCAGCCCAAGTGAAGGAGCTATAGTAAATTATGAAAGTGCAG ATGTAATTGGAGATGGTGAGAGTATACACGACTCTCCACGTGATGAAGCCCTGCAGAATATGTCAGCTGATGACCTCCCAGATTCTGCAAGTCAAGTAGCACAGCCACAAGACTCTGCTTTCTCTTACAG GGATGCAAAGAAGAAACTGAGACTGGCTCTTTGTTCAGCAGATTCCATTGCCTTCCCAATGTTGACCCATTCGACAAGAAATGGCCTACCAGATCACACCGACCCTGATG ATAATGAAATTGTGTGCTTCCTGAAAGTTCAGTTAGCTGAAGCTATTAACCTACAAGATAAGAATTTGATGGCCCAACTGCAGGAGACAATGCGCTGTGTAAGCCGCTTTGATAACCGAACATGTCGAAAGCTACTGGCTTCCATTGCAGAGGATTATAG gaAAAGGGCTCCATATATTGCTTATTTAACCCGATGTCGCCAAGGTCTGCAGACCACACAAGCCCATCTGGAAAGGCTCCTGCAGAGGGTATTACGTGATAAGGAAGTGGCCAACAGATATTTCACCACAGTTTGTGTGAGGTTACTTctggaaagcaaagaaaaaaagataagggAATTCATTCAAG ATTTCCAGAAACTCACTGCAGCAGACGATAAAACAGCCCAAGTAGAAGACTTTCTTCAGTTTTTATATGGGGCCATGGCCCAGGATGTCATCTGGCAAAATGCCAGCGAAGAGCAGCTCCAGGACGCACAGCTTGCCATCGAACGCAGTGTGATGAATCGCATTTTCAAACTCTCATTCTACCCGAATCAGGATGGAGACATTTTGCGTGACCA GGTCCTTCACGAGCATATCCAAAGGTTGTCTAAGGTAGTGACTGCAAACCACCGAGCACTTCAGATACCAGAG
- the GAPVD1 gene encoding GTPase-activating protein and VPS9 domain-containing protein 1 isoform X6 has product MHSEYCVVLSPSKMVKLDIHTLAHHLKQERLYVNSEKQLIQRLNADVLKTAEKLYHTAWISKQQRINLDRLIITSAEASPAECCQHAKVLEDTQFVDGYKQLGFQETAYGEFLNRLRENPRLIASSLVAGEKLNQDNTHSVIYTVFTSIYGNCIMQEDESYLLQVLRYLIEFELKESDNPRRLLRRGTCAFSILFKLFSEGLFSAKLFLTATLHEPIMQLLVEDEDHLETDANKLIERFSPAQQEKLFGEKGTERFKQKVQEMVDSNEAKLVALVNKFIGYLKQNTYCFPHSLRWILSQMYKTLSCVDRLEGGEVRAMCTDLLLACFICPAVVNPEQYGIISDAPINEVARFNLMQVGRLLQQLAMTGSEEGDPHMKSNLGKFDKSCVAAFLDVVISGRAVETPPMSSVNLLEGLSRTVVYMTYSQLINLVGFMRNVMSSDQLKEDRMALENLLANLPQNKPGKSSSLEMTPYNTPQLSPATTPANKKNRLPIATRSRNRSNIPMDQHGDHEGSSQDSIQEVQPEEVLVISLGTGPQLTPGMMSENEVLNMQLADGGQGDVPVDETKLHGKPDKTLRFSLCSDNLEGISEGPSNRSNSVSSLDLEGESVSELGAGPSGSNGVEALQLLEHEQATTQDNLDDKLRKFEIRDMMGLTDDRDISETVSETWSTDVLGSDFDPNIDEDRLQEIAGAAAENMLGSLLCLPGSGSVLLDPCTGSTISETTSEAWSVEVLPSDSEAPDLKQEERLQELESCSGLGSTSDDTDVREVSSRPSTPGLSVVSGISATSEDIPNKIEDLRSECSSDFGGKDSVTSPDMDETAHGVSAVVRPKVHYARPAHPPPDPPILEGAMGGNEARLPNFGSHILIPTDLEAFKQRHSYPERLVRSRSSDIVSSVRRPMSDPGWNRRPGNEERELPTQTPNIGAAASVPAPQSSSSSPSKDSSRGEIEERKDSDDEKSDRNKPWWRKRFVSAMPKAPIPFRKKEKQEKDKDDFVSERFSTLQDDPNPRLSAQAQAAEDILDKYRNAIKRTSPSEGAIVNYESADVIGDGESIHDSPRDEALQNMSADDLPDSASQVAQPQDSAFSYRDAKKKLRLALCSADSIAFPMLTHSTRNGLPDHTDPDDNEIVCFLKVQLAEAINLQDKNLMAQLQETMRCVSRFDNRTCRKLLASIAEDYRKRAPYIAYLTRCRQGLQTTQAHLERLLQRVLRDKEVANRYFTTVCVRLLLESKEKKIREFIQDFQKLTAADDKTAQVEDFLQFLYGAMAQDVIWQNASEEQLQDAQLAIERSVMNRIFKLSFYPNQDGDILRDQVLHEHIQRLSKVVTANHRALQIPEVYLREAPWPSAQSEIRTISAYKTPRDKVQCILRMCSTIMNLLSLANEDSVPGADDFVPVLVFVLIKANPPCLLSTVQYISSFYANCLTGEESYWWMQFTAAVEFIKTIDDRK; this is encoded by the exons TGAGTACTGTGTGGTcctctcaccctcaaagatggtGAAGCTGGATATTCACACTCTGGCTCATCACCTCAAGCAGGAACGGCTCTATGTAAACTCAGAAAAGCAACTTATTCAGAGATTAAATGCAGATGTATTGAAGACAGCTGAGAAACTGTACCACACAGCGTGGATTTCCAAGCAGCAAAGGATTAACTTGGACAGACTTATCATAACAAG TGCCGAAGCTTCTCCTGCTGAATGCTGCCAGCATGCCAAAGTCTTGGAGGACACACAGTTTGTTGATGGGTACAAGCAGTTGGGATTTCAAGAGACTGCTTATGGAGAATTCCTCAACAGGTTGAGAGAGAACCCTAGGCTTATTGCTTCCTCTCTGGTTGCTGGAGAGAAACTCAACCAGGACAACACACACAGTGTTATTTACACAGTCTTTACCTCCATCTATGGCAATTGCATCATGCAGGAAGATGAGAGCTACCTCCTTCAAGTTTTGCGTTACTTGATAGAATTTGAACTAAAGGAAAGCGACAATCCCAGACGGCTTTTGAGGAGAGGCACCTGTGCATTCAGCATTttattcaaacttttttctgaagGACTCTTTTCTGCAAAACTCTTCCTCACTGCAACATTGCATGAGCCAATCATGCAGCTGCTGGTGGAAGATGAAGACCACCTAGAAACAGATGCAAACAAATTGATTGAGAGGTTCTCTCCCGCACAACAGGAAAAACTCTTTGGGGAGAAAGGCACTGAAAGGTTCAAACAAAAAGTCCAAGAAATGGTGGATTCCAATGAGGCTAAGTTAGTGGCTTTGGTGAACAAATTCATTGGTTATCTCAAGCAGAATACATACTGCTTTCCGCATAGCTTGAGATGGATTTTATCACAAATGTACAAAACACTCTCCTGTGTAGACcggctggagggtggggaggtgCGAGCAATGTGCACAGATCTTCTGCTTGCATGTTTCATTTGTCCTGCAGTTGTCAACCCAGAACAGTATGGAATAATTTCCGATGCCCCAATAAACGAGGTGGCAAGATTTAATCTGATGCAG GTCGGGAGACTTTTGCAGCAGTTGGCAATGACAGGCTCTGAAGAGGGAGATCCGCACATGAAGAGCAACCTTGGCAAATTCGACAAA AGCTGTGTTGCTGCTTTCCTGGATGTTGTTATTAGTGGGCGTGCTGTGGAAACCCCTCCGATGTCTTCAGTTAACCTTCTAGAAGGGTTGAGTAGGACTGTGGTTTATATGACATACAGCCAACTTATTAATCTG GTTGGTTTTATGCGAAATGTAATGTCAAGTGACCAACTGAAGGAAGATCGGATGGCTCTGGAAAACTTGTTGGCAAACTTACCCCAGAACAAACCCGGGAAAAGTAGCAGCCTTGAAATGACTCCTTACAATACCCCACAACTCTCCCCTGCAACTACCCCAGCTAACAAAAAAAATCGACTGCCTATAG CTACCCGTAGCAGAAACAGATCAAATATTCCGATGGACCAGCATGGAGACCATGAAGGATCCTCCCAGGATTCTATACAGGAAGTTCAGCCAGAAGAAGTACTGGTTATTTCTTTGGGAACAGGTCCGCAGCTTACTCCGGGGATGATGTCAGAAAATGAG GTCTTAAACATGCAGCTTGCCGATGGAGGACAAGGAGATGTCCCTGTTGATGAAACCAAACTCCACGGTAAACCTGATAAAACCTTGCGCTTTTCCCTCTGCAGTGATAATCTGGAAGGAATATCTGAAG GTCCTTCAAATCGCTCCAATTCTGTGTCCTCTTTGGATTTAGAAGGAGAGTCTGTGTCAGAGCTTGGTGCAGGGCCTTCTGGGAGCAATGGTGTTGAAGCCCTGCAGCTGTTAGAACATGAACAAG CTACGACCCAGGATAATCTTGATGACAAGCTCCGTAAATTTGAAATTCGTGATATGATGGGATTGACTGATGATAGGGACATATCAGAAACTGTGAGTGAGACCTGGAGCACAGATGTCTTGGGCAGTGACTTTGATCCAAATATTGATGAAGACCGTTTGCAAGAAATTGCAG GTGCAGCTGCAGAGAACATGCTTGGCAGCTTGCTGTGTTTGCCAGGTTCAGGATCTGTGCTGCTGGACCCCTGCACAGGGTCAACCATCTCCGAAACCACCAGTGAAGCTTGGAGTGTGGAGGTATTGCCAAGTGATTCAG AGGCCCCAGACCTAAAGCAGGAGGAAAGACTGCAGGAGCTGGAAAGCTGTTCTGGGCTGGGCAGCACCTCTGATGACACAGATGTGAGGGAGGTCAGTTCTCGTCCCAGTACACCAGGCCTCAGCGTCGTGTCAg GTATTAGTGCAACCTCTGAGGATATTCCTAATAAGATCGAGGACCTTAGGTCTGAGTGTAGCTCTGACTTTGGAGGGAAAGATTCAGTGACAAGTCCTGATATGGATGAAACAGCTCATG GTGTATCAGCAGTGGTTAGGCCTAAAGTGCACTATGCAAGACCCGCTCATCCGCCGCCAGATCCCCCAATCTTGGAAGGAGCTATGGGAGGTAATGAGGCCAGATTACCAAATTTTGGCTCCCACATCTTAATCCCAACTGATTTGGAGGCGTTCAAACAAAGGCATTCCTACCCAGAAAGGCTGGTCCGCAGCAGGAGCTCTGACATAGTGTCATCAGTTCGGAGACCTATGAGTGACCCTGGCTGGAATAGGCGGCCTGGTAATGAAGAAAGGGAGCTTCCTACACAAACACCCAACATTGGGGCAGCTGCTTCAGTGCCTGCGCCTCAGTCCTCTTCGTCATCCCCCAGTAAAGACTCCTCTAGAGGAGAG ATTGAGGAACGAAAAGATAGTGATGATGAGAAATCTGACAGGAACAAACCCTGGTGGAGAAAGCGTTTCGTTTCTGCCATGCCCAAAG CTCCTATAccatttagaaaaaaagaaaaacaagaaaaagacaAAGATGACTTTGTGTCTGAGAGATTCTCAACACTTCAAG ATGATCCCAATCCCAGACTAAGTGCACAGGCACAGGCTGCAGAGGATATCCTGGACAAATATAGGAATGCTATTAAGCGAACCAGCCCAAGTGAAGGAGCTATAGTAAATTATGAAAGTGCAG ATGTAATTGGAGATGGTGAGAGTATACACGACTCTCCACGTGATGAAGCCCTGCAGAATATGTCAGCTGATGACCTCCCAGATTCTGCAAGTCAAGTAGCACAGCCACAAGACTCTGCTTTCTCTTACAG GGATGCAAAGAAGAAACTGAGACTGGCTCTTTGTTCAGCAGATTCCATTGCCTTCCCAATGTTGACCCATTCGACAAGAAATGGCCTACCAGATCACACCGACCCTGATG ATAATGAAATTGTGTGCTTCCTGAAAGTTCAGTTAGCTGAAGCTATTAACCTACAAGATAAGAATTTGATGGCCCAACTGCAGGAGACAATGCGCTGTGTAAGCCGCTTTGATAACCGAACATGTCGAAAGCTACTGGCTTCCATTGCAGAGGATTATAG gaAAAGGGCTCCATATATTGCTTATTTAACCCGATGTCGCCAAGGTCTGCAGACCACACAAGCCCATCTGGAAAGGCTCCTGCAGAGGGTATTACGTGATAAGGAAGTGGCCAACAGATATTTCACCACAGTTTGTGTGAGGTTACTTctggaaagcaaagaaaaaaagataagggAATTCATTCAAG ATTTCCAGAAACTCACTGCAGCAGACGATAAAACAGCCCAAGTAGAAGACTTTCTTCAGTTTTTATATGGGGCCATGGCCCAGGATGTCATCTGGCAAAATGCCAGCGAAGAGCAGCTCCAGGACGCACAGCTTGCCATCGAACGCAGTGTGATGAATCGCATTTTCAAACTCTCATTCTACCCGAATCAGGATGGAGACATTTTGCGTGACCA GGTCCTTCACGAGCATATCCAAAGGTTGTCTAAGGTAGTGACTGCAAACCACCGAGCACTTCAGATACCAGAG